CAGCTGATATCAGGTGGTAATAATCCTTTTCCACAAGATATCTAACAAGGGAATTTAAAAAATTATTTTTCATTCGAAATAAATCCTCCAACATTTACAGCCCCGTACTTATAAAGTAATTCATCCACACAGTCAGAAGCCTTAGTAATTACTCCCGCCCTGCCTTTGTATATTCTCAGAGCAGCCTCCAGAGACTTGGGATTGTCCGATTTTAAAACAAATGGCTGTTTCAAGTAAGTCTGAGCTTCCTTTACTACATGAGATAACAGCAGTTCGTCTGCCCCGGCCACATCTACATCAATAGCTATTAATCCATAGTCCTCTTCCATCAAATCCATAGCGGTATCTGTAATGGAAGATACATCTCCTGCCAAAAGGTCTTTTTTCAGAATTTCTTCCTTATTAATATCTATCCATCCAATTTCTGTTTGTTTTATATCTACAAAAGAAATTACTTTTGTAGAGGATGTGATAAAATCTACATTCAAAGGAAAACTTACCGCATTACATTCGCTAACTACCTTTGAAATTTCAGCAATAAATTCAGGTCTTGATCCGCAGCACCCTCCAACAAGCCTTGCTCCATTTTTTATAAATTCATGTGCGTATTTTGCAAATTTTTCAGGAGTTTCATCATAGACCAATTTACCGTCTACTGTCTGAGGAATCCCTGCATTGGGCTTAATACTAAAATTCAAACCAGTCTTTCCGTAGATTTCGGCAACCTTTATCATGTATTCCGGTCCAAAGGAACAATTTGTACCAACCATATCAGCTCCAAGTGAGTGCAGAATGTAAGCACAAACAGCGGGGTCTGAGCCCATCAGCGTTCTTCCGTTCTGCTCATATGAGATTGAACAAATAACAGGTAAGTTACAATTTTCTTTAGCAGCTAAAAGGGCAATTCTCATTTCACTTACATCTGTAAATGTTTCAAAGCTTATAATATCAGCGCCCCCGGCAGTTACAGCAACAACTTGCTCCTTAAATGTATTGTAGGCCTGCTTAAAAGTCAATTCTCCGAATGGCTCCAAGAGTTTTCCCAAAGGGCCTATGGAAGCAGCTACATATCCATTATCCCCCATTACTTCCTTCGCAAGACTAACACCTGCAAAATTAATATCATAATGCTTGTCCTGCAATCCATATTCAGAGAGTTTCATAAGATTGGACTGAAAGGTATTTGACTGAATTACATTCGCCCCTGCATTACGGTATGCCGTATATATCTCCTTGACCTTATCAGGGTGAGTAACATTCCACTCTTCGGGACAAGTTCCTACTTCAAGTCCTTTGCTTTGAAGCATAATCCCCATAGACCCGTCAAACACCAAAACTTTTTTTTCTATATCATTTAAAAAAGACATATATACCTCCATATATAAAAATTGCCAGTATTTAAACTGGCAATTAATTACTTCTATTATATTATTATAATATTCATTAAGTAAATTGGCAACCACACATTATGCAGTCTCTATAGCCGCTTCATCCTCAAGTCCAAGTTGGGCAATGGCATTTTCCCTCATTTTGTACTTCTGAATCTTTCCGCTTGCAGTCATTGGGAAACTGTCCAAAAAGCCAACATATTTAGGAGTTTTATGTCTTGCCATATTAGCTTTTACTGCTTCTTTAACCTGTTCTTCTGTTAAGACGCAACCCTCTTTAAGTATAATACAGGCCATTATTTCCTCTCCGTATACTTTAGACGGAACACCGATTACCTGTACATCCTTAATTTCCGGCAGGGTATATAAAAACTCTTCTATTTCCTTTGGATAAATATTTTCTCCACCTCTGATAATCATATCTTTTATTCTGCCGGTTATCTTGTAATATCCGTTTTCATCCCTTGTTGCCAAATCACCTGTATGGAGCCACCCGTCATCATCTATGGCCTGTGCGGTTGCTTCGGGCATCTTGTAGTACCCTTTCATTACATTATAGCCTCTGGCAACAAATTCTCCGGGAACGCCGTCCGGAAGGTCCTGATTCGTTTCGGGATCAACAATCTTACATTCAATGAACGGAAGTGCACGGCCCACAGTCGAAACCCTAAGTTCAAGACTGTCTCCTATTCTTGTCTGGGTACATACGGGAGAAGCCTCTGTCTGACCATAAGGAATAGTTATATCCTTCATATTCATTTTTTCCACAACTGCTTCCATAACTTTTATAGGACATGGTGAACCGGACATAATTCCTGTTCTTAATGACGAAAAATCAAATTTACTAAAATCGGCATGATCAAGCATTGCTATGTACATCGTAGGAACACCATGTACTGCTGTACAGCGCTCGCTTTGAATTGCATTCATGACCTTTAATGGTGAATAATAATCAACGGGAACCATTGTTGTTCCATGAGTCACGCAGGCCATTATTGCAAGAACCAATCCAAAGCAATGGAAAAACGGAACAGGAATACACAGCTTATCTTCGTGGGTAAAATGCATACAGTCGCCTATACACATACCATTATTTATAATGTTGTAATGTGTAAGCATTACACCCTTTGGAAAACCCGTAGTTCCTGAAGTGTACTGCATGTTTATAACATCGTGACAATCAAGACTATTGCTGATGTTGTAAAGTTCTTCGTCAGAAATATCTCTGCCAAATTCAATAATATCATCCCAGCTAAACATTCCCGGATGTTTCTCAGTGCTGACACTTATGATATTTTTCAGATACGGCAGTTTTTCACTATGAAAACTACCCGGTTCGGAGTTCTTTAATTCAGGACAAAGTTCATTAATAATCTGTATGTAATTGGAATCCTTGAAACCATCTAAAAGAACCAATGTATTTGTATCCGATTGTTTTAACAAATATTCAAGCTCAAATACTTTGTAGTTAGTGTTTACAGTAACGAGAACAGCTCCTATTTTTGCTGAGGCAAACAGTGTAATAAGCCATTCTGGTACGTTTGTTGCCCAAATTGCAACATGATCACCCTTTTTAATCCCCATTTTGAGAAAACTCTTTGCAACTTTATTGCACAGCTCGTTGAATTCAGAATAAGTTTTTCTGAATGGGCGGTCTGTGTATAATGCACAGTCATGATCTGGATATCTCTTTGCCATATCATCTAGTAAACTACCAACAGTAATCTCTATCAGTTTCTCCACAACCAACACCTCCAAGTTAAATTGTAACCATATTCATAAAATGTTTAAAAAAATAAAAAGCCTTCCGTCTCGTAATCATGAGACGAAAAGCTATGTTTCCGCGGTACCACTCAAGTTAATTCCTTTTCAAGAAATTCTCTTTAAATCATATAACGGTGAAAACCGTTTCAGCCTACTTATTTCAGCCAAAAATGCTCCAGGGCGAGCTTCAACCTTCAAAGCCGCTGTCTTTCACCAACCGACAGCTCTCTACTGACTTATGTACGGTTTACTATTCCCATTCACTGCACTCTTCTATTGGAAATTATTAATATAATACTATGTCGGCAAACTAAGTGTCAATACTTTTTATACTTTTATGTTATGTTTAAATGCATAGATGGCTGCCTGAGTTCTATCATTTACATCCAGTTTTTTGAATATATTTGATATATGATTTTTAACGGTCTTTTCACTTATATAAAGGGTTTTAGCAATTTCTTTATTAATCATTCCCTCTGCTATAAGTTTTAAAACTTCCACTTCACGATTGGTCAGATTGTTTACAATAGATTTATCCTGTTCATACAATGTTACTCTGTTAAACTCCTTCACAAGCTCGCCAGTCATATTAGGCTGTATGTACGTTTGGTCACGGTAAACACTTCTTATTGCCTCTATCAATACTGATGATTCTGCATCCTTTAAAACATAACCCTCGCACCCAAGCTGTAATGTCTTAAACAGATATTCTCTGTCCTGATGCAGCGTCAGTACTATTATTTTATAATTAACAGACTCCTGCTTCAACATTTTAATGGCCTGAAGGCCATTTATAACAGGCATATTTATATCCATCAGGATAATATCAGGCCTTATCTTTTTGGACATGGCTACAGCTTCCTCACCATTAGAAGCCTGCGAAACCACGCAAATATCTTCCTCCAACTCAAGGATAGTTTTTAATCCTTGTCGAACCATAGCATGGTCGTCCGCAATCATTACCCTAATTTTATTCATTTCTGAGAGTCCTCCCCTTCATCCAGTAATGGTATATGAATCGTAATTTTTGTTCCTACTCCTACCTGTGATACTATATCCACCTCTCCTTCAAGCAGGGCTACCCTCTCTTTCATGCTAAAAAGGCCAAATCCGCCAGTACTTTCAGGCTCTATTATTTTAACA
This region of Clostridium sp. BNL1100 genomic DNA includes:
- a CDS encoding response regulator transcription factor; the protein is MNKIRVMIADDHAMVRQGLKTILELEEDICVVSQASNGEEAVAMSKKIRPDIILMDINMPVINGLQAIKMLKQESVNYKIIVLTLHQDREYLFKTLQLGCEGYVLKDAESSVLIEAIRSVYRDQTYIQPNMTGELVKEFNRVTLYEQDKSIVNNLTNREVEVLKLIAEGMINKEIAKTLYISEKTVKNHISNIFKKLDVNDRTQAAIYAFKHNIKV
- a CDS encoding AMP-binding protein — its product is MEKLIEITVGSLLDDMAKRYPDHDCALYTDRPFRKTYSEFNELCNKVAKSFLKMGIKKGDHVAIWATNVPEWLITLFASAKIGAVLVTVNTNYKVFELEYLLKQSDTNTLVLLDGFKDSNYIQIINELCPELKNSEPGSFHSEKLPYLKNIISVSTEKHPGMFSWDDIIEFGRDISDEELYNISNSLDCHDVINMQYTSGTTGFPKGVMLTHYNIINNGMCIGDCMHFTHEDKLCIPVPFFHCFGLVLAIMACVTHGTTMVPVDYYSPLKVMNAIQSERCTAVHGVPTMYIAMLDHADFSKFDFSSLRTGIMSGSPCPIKVMEAVVEKMNMKDITIPYGQTEASPVCTQTRIGDSLELRVSTVGRALPFIECKIVDPETNQDLPDGVPGEFVARGYNVMKGYYKMPEATAQAIDDDGWLHTGDLATRDENGYYKITGRIKDMIIRGGENIYPKEIEEFLYTLPEIKDVQVIGVPSKVYGEEIMACIILKEGCVLTEEQVKEAVKANMARHKTPKYVGFLDSFPMTASGKIQKYKMRENAIAQLGLEDEAAIETA
- a CDS encoding homocysteine S-methyltransferase family protein codes for the protein MSFLNDIEKKVLVFDGSMGIMLQSKGLEVGTCPEEWNVTHPDKVKEIYTAYRNAGANVIQSNTFQSNLMKLSEYGLQDKHYDINFAGVSLAKEVMGDNGYVAASIGPLGKLLEPFGELTFKQAYNTFKEQVVAVTAGGADIISFETFTDVSEMRIALLAAKENCNLPVICSISYEQNGRTLMGSDPAVCAYILHSLGADMVGTNCSFGPEYMIKVAEIYGKTGLNFSIKPNAGIPQTVDGKLVYDETPEKFAKYAHEFIKNGARLVGGCCGSRPEFIAEISKVVSECNAVSFPLNVDFITSSTKVISFVDIKQTEIGWIDINKEEILKKDLLAGDVSSITDTAMDLMEEDYGLIAIDVDVAGADELLLSHVVKEAQTYLKQPFVLKSDNPKSLEAALRIYKGRAGVITKASDCVDELLYKYGAVNVGGFISNEK